GTACAGATCGCCGGACTGGATCGGCAGCAGCAGCTTGAGGAAGTCCGCATTCAGCCGGTCGTTCTCGGTGACCACCTGAACGTCGCCGAAGTTATAGCGATCGCCTTCATCCACGGTGATGGTGATGCCGAAGGCCGAGTCGTTCGGGGCCAGTTCGGCAATCGAAGACACAACGCGGAAGTCGTAATAGCCGCGGTTGGTATAGAATTTCCGCAGCTGCTCGCGGTCGTAGTCCAGCCGGTTCGGGTCGTAGTTGTCGTTGGAGGTGAACAGCTTCCACCAGCTCGAGGTCTCGGTGACCATGACCTCGCGAAGTTCGCCGTCCGAGAAGGCCGTATTGCCCAGGAAGGTGATGGCCCGCACGCCGGTTTCGGGACCCTCGTCGATCTCGAAAACCACATCGACGCGGTTCTGATCCAGCTGAACGATCTGGGGCGTGACGGTTGCCGAAATGCGGCCCGACAGGCGGTACAGTTCGACGATCTTGCCGACGTCATCCTGGACCCGGGCGCGGGTATAGATGCCGCGCGGGCTGATGGTGACTTCTTCGCGCAGCTTGTCCTCGGTCAGGGCGCTGTTCCCCTCGAAGACCACCTGGTTGATGATCGGGTTTTCGACGATCTGGACGATCAGGTCGCCGTTCGGCTGCACGCCGATCTGGACGTCGGCAAACAGGTTGGTGCGCGTCAGGGTGCGGACGGCGACGTCCAGCACAACCGGATCCACCACATTGCCGGGCTGGATGGGCAGATAGGACAGCACCGTCGTCTGGTCGATGCGCTGGTTGCCCTGCACCAGGATGCGATTGACGACGACGCGCTCGTCTTCCTGGACGGGTGCCGTCTGCTGCGGGGCCTGTTGAGGCTGGATCGCCGGGGCCGGAGGCGCGGCGGCTGTGGGCGGCGTCTGGGCCCAGGCGGGCGCGGACAGGCCGGCGGCGGCGATCAGGGCCAGGACGCTGGAGCGTCCGGCCAGCCGGAAGGAGAGCAGGTCGGTCTGGATCATACGGTAAACCATCGGGGGCTGGCGGCTCATGATGCGAGCCCGCCGAGGAAGGAGAACAGGCCGTTCTTCTGGAAATCGTTCCAAGTGGCGAACAACATCAAACCTGCAAGCAAAGCAAGACCGACCCGATAGCCGGCCTCCTGAACGGCGGCTGCCACAGGCTTCTTCGCCACAGCTTCATAGGCGAAAAAGACCAGGTGACCCCCGTCCAGAACCGGAATGGGCAGCAGGTTTAGAAAACCAATTCCGATCGAAAGTATGGCGGCAAAGCTGGTCAGCGTCCGAAGCAGGTTCAAGGCCATATAGCCCGGATCGGGGTTGGCCTTGATCGCCGCATCGGTCAGGGCTCCGGACGCCTTGGCGATGCCGACCGGCCCGCTCAGCTGGTCGCCGCTCTCGCGCCCTGTGAGAATACGCCCCAGGTAGGTGGTGGTGGTGCCCAGCACATCGCCGACCTGCATCACGCCCTGCCCCACCGCTTCGATGGGATTATAGCGGATGTGGCGCACGTCGTCAGGGCTGGAGGCCAGGCCAAGGCCCAGGCGGCCGATGCGGACATTGCCTGCGATCGGGTCTTTGACCTGCGTCCGCTGCGGCACAGCCACCAGTTCGATCGCATTGCCGCCGCGCTCGACGCCGAAACGCACCGACGTGTTGCTGCTCAGTGACACAACACGGATCACATGCTGGCTGTCCTTGGCCGGGCGCCCATTCACCTCGGTGATGAGGTCGCCGGGACGGAAACCGGCCGCGGCCGCCGCAGAGCCCGGCTCGACCGATCCCACTCTGGGCGGAACGACCTGCGAGCCGATGGCGCTGAAAAGCACAGTGAAGATCAGGATCGCCAGGATGAAGTTGGCGGCCGGGCCCGCCGCCACGATCAGGGCGCGCTGCCACACCGGCTTGAAATGGAAGTAGTCCCTTACGGCCTCTGGCCCATGCTGGGCTTCAATCCGGGACCGCAACTCGGCCAGTCCCGCCTGATCCGGCACGCTGGAGGCGTCCAGGTCGCCGGCGAATTTGACGTATCCGCCCAGGGGCAGCCAGGCCAGCCGCCATTCGGTGCCATGGCGATCGCGGCGGCTGACGATGGTCTTGCCGAAACCGATCGAGAACTGGTCGATCTTGGTCCCAAAGGCGCGCGCGACGCCGAAATGACCCAGTTCGTGGATGGTGACGATGACCGTCAGCACCAGCAGGAACGGCACGATGTAGATCAGGACCTGGCCCAGGACGTTCAGCATGCCGACTTTCTAGTCTCCCGCCCTCAGGCCGCCCTGGCGAACCGTTCGACGACGCCCTGCGCGATCCGGCGGGCCTGCGCGTCCACGGCCAGGGCCGCGTCGCAGGCGTCTCCGATGTCGCAGGCCGTCCCCGATGCCGTCGCCCCATCAAGCGTGTCGGCGATGACTGCGGCAATATTGAGAAAGGGCAGCCGACGGTCAAGAAAGGCCAGTGCCGCCACCTCATTGGCCGCGTTGAACACCGCTGGTGCAGCGCCCCCCGCGATCAGGGCCTCGCGTGCCAGCCTCAGGGCCGGGAAGCGCTCCATGTCCGGCGCTTCGAACGTCAGTTGGCCCAGGGCCGCCAGGTCCAGCCGGGGCGCAGGCCAGGCCAGCCGGTCTGGCCAGGCCAGGGCACAGGCGATCGGCGTCTTCATGTCCGGCGGCCCCATCTGGGCCAGGGTCGAGCCGTCGATGTATTCCACCAGACTGTGGATGATCGATTCGGGATGGACCACGACATCGATCCGATGGGCCGGCATGTCGAACAGATAGGCCGCCTCGATCGTCTCCAGTCCCTTGTTGGCCATGGTGGCACTGTCGACCGAGATCTTGGCCCCCATGCTCCAGTTGGGATGGGCGACCGCCCGCTCTGGCGTCACGCCGCGCAGTTGCTCCAGCGGGGTCTGACGGAACGGTCCGCCCGAAGCGGTCAGAACCAGCCGCGACACCCGCTCGGGGGCTTCGGCGGGGAAGACCTGAAAGATCGCCGAATGCTCGGAATCCACCGGGATCAGCTGCCCCCCGCCGCGCCGAACCCGCTCGATCAAAGCGGGGCCGCAGCACACCAGACTCTCCTTGTTGGCCAGAGCCAGGGTCGCGCCGGTCCTCGCCGCCGCCCAGGCCGACTTCAGGCCCGCCGCCCCGACGATCGCCGCCATGACCCAATCTGCAGGCCGCGTCGCCGCCTCGACAATCGCCGCCTCGCCCGCCGCCGCCTCGACCCCGGTACCCGCCAACGCCTGGCGCAGTTCGTCCAGGCGCGCCGGATCGGCGGTGACCGCAACGCGCGGCCGCCAGCGCCGGGCCTGCTCGGCCAGACGCGCGATGTTGGCACCGCCGGTCAGGGCCTCGACCTCGAAATGCCCGGTGCCGGCCGCCTGGGCCTGATCCATCAGGTCCAGGGTCGAGCAGCCGACGGAGCCTGTGGACCCCAGGACGGTGACGCAACGGCGGATCATGCCGCCTGCTCCAGCATCAGGACGATAAGGCGGCCCAGCGCCATCACCACGACCGCAAACATCAGGCCGTCGACCCGGTCCAGTAGCCCGCCATGGCCGGGAATGAGAGTGCCGGCATCCTTGACCCCGAATCGCCGCTTCAACGCCGATTCCCACAGATCGCCCGCCATGGTCGCCGCTGCGCCGGCCAGACCCAGTACCGCACCCCAGGCCGGATGGGGCAGATCCAGTTCGAACATCAGGGCGATCAGCCCGCCCGCGATCATCCCGCCGACCAGCCCGCCGATGAAGCCGGACCAGGTCTTGTTGGGCGAGTATCGCGGCCACAGCTTGGGCCCGCCCATGACGCTGCCGGTCAGGTAGGCCATGACGTCCGAGGTCCAGGTCACGAAGAACACCAGCATGATCCAGTTCAGGCCGATGACCGAATGGTCGTCACGCAGCCAGATCATCAGGATGGCGGGCCAGCCCAGATAGAGCACGCCATAGGCGGCATCGATGCCTTCCTGGCCCAGGCGCTTGGCGAACAGAGCGGCCGCCCAGCCGCCGAACACCAGCACGACCAGGCCGACGGACATGAATCCCAGATGCACCGGCACTGCGGCGGCGATCAGCACCAGGGCCACGGCCCCCGCGATCGGCCAGGGCCGTGCGGGCGCGCTCATCACCGCCCACTCTCTCGACAGCAGAAGGCAGGCTCCCAAGATCAGCGCCAGGAACCACAGCCCCCCCGCCCAGGTCGCCAGCACTGCGGCCGGAGCCAGAACGGCGGCCGAGGCCACCCTTATACCGATGTCGCGGACGCTGACGGCCATCAGCCTTTGGCCCTTGCGGCCTTGGACGAGGCCGGATGGCGTCCCCCAAATCGCCGGTCGCGATTGTGATACTGGGCCACAGCATCGCCCAGCGCCTCTGCCCCGTAGTCGGGCCACAGCACGTCCTGAAAGACGAACTCCGCATAGGCGGCTTCCCACAGGAGGAAGTTCGACAGCCGCTGCTCGCCCGAAGTCCGCACGATCAGGTCAACGGGCGGACCGCCCGCACTGGACAGGCCCAGCGCAAAGGCTTCCTCCGTCAGGGGACCGGCGGCCTCACCCCGCGCCACCTTGTCGGCCCAGGCCTGGGCTGCGTCCACGATGTCAGCCCGTCCGCCATAGTTGAAGGCCACCTGCAGCAGAAAGCGATCATTGCCCGCCGTGTTGGCCTCCGCCTTGTCCACGATGGCGGCGATGTCGGTCGGCAGGCCGGCCCGTCGCCCCAGGATGCGGATCCGCACGCCTTCCTTCTTCAGGCGATCCAGATCGCTGCCGACATAGGCCCGCACCAGGCCCATCAGGTCCGAGACCTCCTCGGCCGGACGTTGCCAGTTCTCGGTGGAAAAGCCGAACACAGTCAGGCAGCGGATGCCGAACCGGGGGGCCGCCTGCACCGTGCGCTTCAGGGCCTGGACCCCTTCGCGGTGGCCCATGGCGCGCGGCAGTCCGCGCCGCTCGGCCCAGCGGCCGTTGCCGTCCATGATGATGGCGACGTGGTGCGGCCCCTGTGGGGGCTGACCGTCCTCGAAGGATGTCGCGGCGGTCTGCACCGTCATGTCAGTCAGGCTCCCGGGTCAGACGCACCCGTCAAACCTGCATGATCTCAACTTCCTTGACCTTCAAGGCTTCGTCGATGCGTTTGATGGCCGCGTCGGTGTCCTTCTGGACTTCCGTCTCCATCTTTTTCTGTTCGTCCTGGCTGATCTCGCCCGCCTTTTCGGCCTTCTTCAGCTCTTCATTGGCGTCGCGGCGCACATTGCGGACGGCGATCTTCTGCTGCTCGGCATACTTACCGGCCAGCTTCGCCAGCTCCTTGCGGCGCTCCTCGGTCAAGGGCGGCACGGGAATACGCAGCGTCTGGCCATCGACGATGGGATTCAGGCCCAGACCGGCCGCGCGGATCGCCTTCTCCACCGGGCCAACCATCCCCTTGTCCCAGACGCTGACCGAAATCATGCGCGGCTCGGGCACGCTGATGGCGGCCACGGCGTTCAAAGGCGAAGTCGAGCCATAGGCCTCGACCCGCACCGGCTCCAGCAGACCGGCATTGGCACGGCCCGTCCGCAGGCCGTTGAACTCTTCTTTCAGGGCGGCGACGGACTTGTCCATCCGATCGCGGACGGCGTTCAGGTCAGGCTTGGCCATGGTTGTTTCTCCGGTCTTCTTGTCTTGGTCGGTCGTCAGGCAGCGTTGCTGATGA
The genomic region above belongs to Brevundimonas vitisensis and contains:
- a CDS encoding M50 family metallopeptidase, whose protein sequence is MLNVLGQVLIYIVPFLLVLTVIVTIHELGHFGVARAFGTKIDQFSIGFGKTIVSRRDRHGTEWRLAWLPLGGYVKFAGDLDASSVPDQAGLAELRSRIEAQHGPEAVRDYFHFKPVWQRALIVAAGPAANFILAILIFTVLFSAIGSQVVPPRVGSVEPGSAAAAAGFRPGDLITEVNGRPAKDSQHVIRVVSLSSNTSVRFGVERGGNAIELVAVPQRTQVKDPIAGNVRIGRLGLGLASSPDDVRHIRYNPIEAVGQGVMQVGDVLGTTTTYLGRILTGRESGDQLSGPVGIAKASGALTDAAIKANPDPGYMALNLLRTLTSFAAILSIGIGFLNLLPIPVLDGGHLVFFAYEAVAKKPVAAAVQEAGYRVGLALLAGLMLFATWNDFQKNGLFSFLGGLAS
- the dxr gene encoding 1-deoxy-D-xylulose-5-phosphate reductoisomerase; translation: MIRRCVTVLGSTGSVGCSTLDLMDQAQAAGTGHFEVEALTGGANIARLAEQARRWRPRVAVTADPARLDELRQALAGTGVEAAAGEAAIVEAATRPADWVMAAIVGAAGLKSAWAAARTGATLALANKESLVCCGPALIERVRRGGGQLIPVDSEHSAIFQVFPAEAPERVSRLVLTASGGPFRQTPLEQLRGVTPERAVAHPNWSMGAKISVDSATMANKGLETIEAAYLFDMPAHRIDVVVHPESIIHSLVEYIDGSTLAQMGPPDMKTPIACALAWPDRLAWPAPRLDLAALGQLTFEAPDMERFPALRLAREALIAGGAAPAVFNAANEVAALAFLDRRLPFLNIAAVIADTLDGATASGTACDIGDACDAALAVDAQARRIAQGVVERFARAA
- a CDS encoding phosphatidate cytidylyltransferase, encoding MAVSVRDIGIRVASAAVLAPAAVLATWAGGLWFLALILGACLLLSREWAVMSAPARPWPIAGAVALVLIAAAVPVHLGFMSVGLVVLVFGGWAAALFAKRLGQEGIDAAYGVLYLGWPAILMIWLRDDHSVIGLNWIMLVFFVTWTSDVMAYLTGSVMGGPKLWPRYSPNKTWSGFIGGLVGGMIAGGLIALMFELDLPHPAWGAVLGLAGAAATMAGDLWESALKRRFGVKDAGTLIPGHGGLLDRVDGLMFAVVVMALGRLIVLMLEQAA
- the uppS gene encoding polyprenyl diphosphate synthase, which translates into the protein MTVQTAATSFEDGQPPQGPHHVAIIMDGNGRWAERRGLPRAMGHREGVQALKRTVQAAPRFGIRCLTVFGFSTENWQRPAEEVSDLMGLVRAYVGSDLDRLKKEGVRIRILGRRAGLPTDIAAIVDKAEANTAGNDRFLLQVAFNYGGRADIVDAAQAWADKVARGEAAGPLTEEAFALGLSSAGGPPVDLIVRTSGEQRLSNFLLWEAAYAEFVFQDVLWPDYGAEALGDAVAQYHNRDRRFGGRHPASSKAARAKG
- the frr gene encoding ribosome recycling factor, whose protein sequence is MAKPDLNAVRDRMDKSVAALKEEFNGLRTGRANAGLLEPVRVEAYGSTSPLNAVAAISVPEPRMISVSVWDKGMVGPVEKAIRAAGLGLNPIVDGQTLRIPVPPLTEERRKELAKLAGKYAEQQKIAVRNVRRDANEELKKAEKAGEISQDEQKKMETEVQKDTDAAIKRIDEALKVKEVEIMQV